A DNA window from bacterium contains the following coding sequences:
- a CDS encoding YecA family protein has product MATSPTLIKPAELERRLAALCSSTPPLAAAHGLMTAVIVGPEPLPPQRWIPFALAANGQLPEGQDQQELETLILSLFGLYNDTVADIADSRFQPWLGEAMDPETQMQNLGLWCVGFSKGMQFNEGRWFTEKDKKVAELLVPIFYFIDPGRFTPLYLKEGADEEDRFELDLIMQSQLTESVLAIHDYWHKSQASGC; this is encoded by the coding sequence ATGGCCACTTCGCCTACTCTGATCAAGCCCGCCGAGCTGGAACGGCGACTTGCGGCTCTCTGCAGCAGCACCCCTCCGCTCGCCGCCGCACACGGATTGATGACCGCCGTTATCGTCGGTCCCGAGCCGCTGCCGCCGCAACGCTGGATCCCCTTCGCCCTCGCGGCCAACGGCCAGCTGCCGGAGGGCCAGGACCAGCAGGAATTGGAGACCCTCATCCTCTCCCTTTTCGGTCTATATAACGATACCGTCGCCGACATTGCCGACAGCCGGTTCCAGCCCTGGCTGGGAGAGGCCATGGATCCAGAGACCCAGATGCAGAATCTCGGACTCTGGTGCGTAGGTTTTTCCAAGGGCATGCAATTCAATGAAGGGCGCTGGTTCACCGAGAAAGACAAAAAGGTGGCGGAGCTGCTGGTGCCCATTTTTTATTTCATCGATCCGGGCCGCTTCACCCCTCTTTATCTCAAGGAAGGGGCGGACGAGGAGGACCGTTTCGAGCTGGATCTGATCATGCAAAGCCAGCTCACCGAGTCGGTCCTGGCGATCCATGACTATTGGCATAAATCACAGGCGTCCGGGTGCTAA
- a CDS encoding MlaE family lipid ABC transporter permease subunit: protein MLRILLIGDSLSLNGILSREEAAEALTEIRLRLERWQGEKLQIDLSGLERIDSAGVAVLDQLRAEVQQRGAAMELVRIPAQAQEAIKLFSSLEAPAVAPLVKESFFYRLGDSALSIARSARTILYLIADAAFFAVIGLFNRKGIRKGEFVNQCILIGVNALPIVALIAFLIGFIIALQSAAQLRQFGAAIYVADLIAISMTREMGPLITAIIFAGRSGSAIAAELATMVVTEETDALRSMALHPTRYVVVPKIYAITLTMPLLTVLAIIIGIGGAMVIGYTYLGIGPKPFYQEVMTVLFFRDIVTGLVKSLVFALIIVLVGAYYGFSAKGGSEDVGRVTTAAVVASIFWVILADSILGLIFYFGQGLEY from the coding sequence ATGCTACGGATTTTGCTCATCGGCGACAGCCTCAGCCTGAATGGCATCCTGAGCCGGGAGGAGGCAGCTGAGGCCCTGACCGAGATCCGCCTGCGGCTCGAGCGCTGGCAGGGGGAGAAACTGCAGATCGATCTCTCCGGGCTTGAGCGCATCGACAGCGCCGGCGTAGCCGTTCTAGATCAGCTTCGCGCCGAGGTGCAGCAGCGCGGCGCGGCTATGGAACTGGTGCGCATTCCCGCGCAGGCGCAGGAGGCGATCAAGCTCTTTTCCAGTCTAGAAGCACCCGCCGTTGCACCCCTGGTGAAGGAGAGCTTTTTTTACCGCCTCGGCGATTCCGCTCTGAGCATCGCCCGCAGCGCCCGCACCATCCTCTACCTCATCGCCGATGCCGCTTTTTTTGCGGTAATCGGACTCTTCAACCGCAAGGGGATCCGCAAGGGCGAATTTGTCAATCAATGTATCCTGATCGGGGTCAATGCCCTGCCCATCGTCGCCCTGATCGCTTTTCTCATCGGTTTCATCATCGCCCTCCAATCGGCAGCCCAACTGCGGCAGTTCGGCGCAGCGATTTACGTCGCCGATCTCATCGCCATCTCTATGACCCGCGAGATGGGGCCGTTGATCACCGCCATTATCTTCGCCGGACGCAGCGGTTCGGCGATTGCCGCCGAGCTGGCAACCATGGTGGTCACCGAGGAGACCGACGCCCTGCGCTCGATGGCCCTCCATCCCACCCGGTACGTCGTCGTGCCCAAGATCTACGCCATCACCCTGACCATGCCCCTGCTCACCGTCCTGGCGATCATCATCGGCATCGGCGGTGCCATGGTCATCGGTTATACCTATTTGGGCATCGGCCCCAAGCCCTTTTACCAGGAGGTGATGACGGTCCTGTTTTTTCGCGACATTGTCACCGGACTGGTCAAGAGTCTGGTCTTCGCACTGATCATCGTGTTGGTCGGGGCCTATTACGGCTTTAGTGCCAAGGGCGGCTCCGAGGATGTCGGCCGGGTGACCACCGCAGCGGTTGTGGCCTCGATTTTCTGGGTGATCCTCGCCGACAGCATTCTCGGCCTGATCTTTTATTTCGGCCAGGGATTGGAGTACTGA
- a CDS encoding CDP-alcohol phosphatidyltransferase family protein, which produces MIKEFIDMPRLERWIGKAFAFLSPNSWTTLSLLLALAAYGAVVLGSPVSGALLFTLSGFMDLVDGKVARHTRHATGLGAFWDGTVDRFVDALMILCLFRLDFPPAILPMEILLFLLLFCTLLPPFIVAYANHRGAVPDPTEKVVWRFALRIEYLVFFIAAILVNPFSAAWSLGLVYAALALMAATVVQSIVLVFIKSRDYA; this is translated from the coding sequence TTGATCAAGGAATTCATCGACATGCCGCGCCTCGAGCGCTGGATCGGCAAAGCCTTCGCCTTTCTGTCGCCCAATTCCTGGACCACCCTCTCCCTGCTGCTCGCCCTCGCCGCTTATGGCGCGGTGGTCCTTGGTTCGCCAGTCAGTGGGGCGCTTCTTTTCACTCTGAGCGGCTTTATGGATCTGGTGGACGGCAAAGTGGCGCGTCACACCCGACACGCCACCGGCCTCGGCGCCTTCTGGGATGGCACTGTCGACCGCTTCGTTGATGCCCTGATGATCCTCTGCCTCTTCCGACTGGACTTTCCGCCGGCGATTTTGCCCATGGAGATCCTGCTCTTCCTGCTCCTCTTTTGCACCCTGCTGCCGCCCTTCATCGTCGCCTATGCCAACCATCGCGGTGCGGTGCCCGATCCGACGGAAAAGGTGGTCTGGCGCTTCGCACTGCGGATTGAGTATCTCGTCTTCTTCATCGCCGCCATTCTGGTCAATCCCTTTTCCGCCGCCTGGAGCCTCGGCTTGGTCTATGCCGCCCTGGCGCTGATGGCTGCGACCGTCGTGCAATCGATCGTGCTGGTTTTCATCAAATCGCGGGACTATGCGTGA
- the lysM gene encoding peptidoglycan-binding protein LysM, protein MGLIDFIKNVGANLFGKGEDEATTITNLLNTELPNQITNLQVKFDDGVVDLYGQAASQAVKEKAVLLAGNIKGVAKVNDVYLTAPQAPPAEETVYYEVKSGDSLSKIAKAFYGNAMKYPVIFEANREVIKNPDLIYPGQKLRIPKIN, encoded by the coding sequence ATGGGACTCATCGATTTCATTAAAAATGTTGGCGCCAACCTATTCGGCAAAGGTGAGGACGAAGCCACGACCATCACCAATCTGCTCAACACCGAACTGCCGAACCAGATCACCAACCTGCAGGTCAAGTTCGATGACGGCGTGGTCGATCTCTATGGCCAGGCCGCTTCCCAGGCCGTCAAGGAAAAGGCGGTCCTTCTTGCTGGCAATATCAAGGGTGTTGCCAAGGTCAATGACGTCTATCTGACTGCCCCGCAAGCTCCACCAGCGGAAGAAACGGTCTACTATGAAGTCAAGTCGGGTGACAGCCTGTCCAAAATTGCCAAGGCCTTTTATGGCAATGCCATGAAATACCCTGTCATTTTTGAGGCCAACCGTGAAGTGATCAAGAATCCGGACCTGATCTATCCGGGTCAAAAGCTGCGCATCCCCAAGATCAACTGA
- a CDS encoding L,D-transpeptidase family protein has protein sequence MRLNGLIQERLQQLPAENQLATRYGVERLSPDLMTLYGRRGFRPIWVNEAGVRSEADTLLALIRNARAHGLNPGRYHLAALTGLLRSGRDRLASAPVDPVQLTDLELLLSDAYLVLGVHLAAGQYNPHEVDAEWYLHKNEADLVTRLNAAAESGNLLEDLRRLPPQEEDYRRLVEAYGYYRQLAVEGGWPFVAEGRKLERGMWDERVMQVRARLRATADLSLKPAPVEGTFDAELEQAVRRFQLRHGLDPDGKIGKSTLAEMNVPVEARIRQLAVNLERWRWLPRNPGHRHIRVNIADFQLQLFEADTVALTMRVVVGKTYRRTPVFSDMMTYMVVNPYWTVPTTILLNDIVPKARRNPDYLKKERIRVYEGWSENAPELDPAAIDWSKVSKNRLPYRLRQDPGPGNSLGTIKFMFPNQFDVYLHDTPHHELFSRSTRAFSSGCIRIEKPLQLALYLLDDPAWDEARLRRLIASRVETVLKVPRPILVMLVYMTAWVDEDGIVQFRQDIYERDKAIPVSLDAAPALAQLTTP, from the coding sequence ATGCGCCTGAACGGCCTGATCCAGGAGCGCCTGCAGCAACTGCCCGCCGAGAACCAGCTCGCCACCCGCTACGGCGTCGAGCGGCTCTCGCCAGACCTTATGACCCTCTATGGCCGGCGCGGATTCCGGCCGATCTGGGTCAATGAAGCGGGCGTACGGAGCGAGGCCGATACCCTTCTCGCTCTGATCCGCAATGCCAGAGCGCATGGTCTGAATCCCGGCCGGTATCATCTGGCGGCGCTCACCGGCCTGCTCAGGAGCGGGCGCGATCGTCTCGCTTCCGCGCCGGTCGACCCGGTCCAGCTGACCGATCTCGAACTACTGCTCAGTGATGCTTATCTGGTTCTTGGCGTGCACCTGGCGGCGGGACAGTACAATCCCCACGAGGTGGATGCCGAGTGGTATCTCCATAAAAACGAGGCGGATCTGGTCACCCGCCTCAATGCTGCGGCCGAATCGGGCAACCTGCTCGAGGACCTGCGCCGTCTGCCGCCGCAAGAGGAGGACTACCGCCGCCTTGTGGAAGCTTATGGCTACTACCGCCAGCTCGCTGTCGAGGGCGGCTGGCCTTTCGTCGCCGAAGGCCGCAAACTGGAAAGGGGGATGTGGGACGAGCGGGTGATGCAGGTCCGCGCCCGGCTGCGTGCCACCGCCGATCTCAGCCTCAAACCGGCCCCGGTCGAAGGGACCTTCGACGCAGAGCTCGAACAGGCCGTGCGCCGCTTTCAACTGCGCCATGGGCTGGATCCCGACGGCAAGATCGGCAAGAGCACGCTGGCCGAAATGAATGTGCCAGTCGAAGCGCGGATTCGCCAGCTGGCCGTCAATCTGGAACGCTGGCGCTGGCTGCCACGCAATCCCGGACACCGCCACATCCGGGTCAATATCGCCGATTTCCAACTTCAACTCTTCGAGGCGGACACCGTGGCCTTGACAATGCGCGTGGTCGTCGGCAAGACCTACCGGCGCACCCCGGTCTTCAGCGATATGATGACCTATATGGTGGTCAATCCCTACTGGACGGTCCCTACCACCATTCTGCTCAACGACATTGTGCCCAAGGCAAGGCGGAATCCCGACTATCTTAAAAAGGAGCGGATCAGAGTCTACGAGGGATGGAGCGAAAATGCCCCGGAACTGGATCCAGCTGCCATAGACTGGAGCAAGGTTTCAAAGAATCGTCTGCCTTACCGCCTGCGTCAGGATCCGGGGCCCGGTAATTCACTGGGGACGATCAAATTCATGTTCCCCAATCAGTTCGATGTCTATCTTCACGACACGCCGCATCATGAACTATTCAGTCGCTCGACCCGGGCCTTCAGCTCCGGTTGTATCCGCATCGAAAAGCCGCTGCAGCTGGCCCTTTACCTCCTGGATGATCCGGCTTGGGACGAAGCCCGGCTGCGCCGCCTCATCGCCTCACGCGTCGAGACGGTCCTCAAGGTGCCCCGACCCATCCTGGTGATGCTGGTCTATATGACCGCATGGGTCGACGAAGACGGGATCGTGCAGTTCCGCCAGGATATCTATGAGCGCGATAAGGCGATCCCGGTAAGCCTCGATGCCGCGCCTGCTTTGGCGCAGCTGACAACGCCCTGA
- a CDS encoding ferritin — MISKKMEAAINTQINKEMYSAYLYLAMAADLKEKYLDGFARFFEIQAKEEMGHAMKFYAYVNEQGGRVVLEAIEKPQTSYKDVEEIFALTLEHEKFITRSINELMALAVKENDYATAGLLDWFVKEQIEEEGNMDKGLHLVKMAKNAPHALMMLDGQFGKRGD; from the coding sequence ATGATTTCCAAAAAGATGGAAGCCGCTATCAATACGCAAATCAACAAGGAGATGTACTCCGCTTATCTTTATCTTGCCATGGCAGCGGACCTGAAGGAAAAATATCTCGATGGTTTCGCCCGCTTCTTTGAGATTCAGGCCAAAGAAGAGATGGGACACGCCATGAAGTTCTACGCCTATGTCAACGAACAGGGCGGCCGTGTTGTCCTCGAGGCCATCGAAAAGCCCCAGACCAGTTACAAGGATGTCGAGGAGATCTTTGCCTTGACCCTGGAGCATGAAAAGTTCATCACCAGATCGATAAACGAGCTGATGGCGCTGGCCGTCAAGGAAAACGACTATGCCACCGCCGGCCTGCTTGACTGGTTCGTCAAGGAGCAGATCGAAGAGGAGGGCAACATGGACAAGGGGCTGCATCTGGTCAAAATGGCCAAGAATGCGCCGCATGCCCTGATGATGCTCGATGGACAGTTCGGCAAACGCGGAGACTGA
- a CDS encoding ABC-type transport auxiliary lipoprotein family protein, with translation MRRMQGIAVLLGALLLVHCGSRTTLVRRYYLIESDARVDTRLLAVPSPFLVNAYISPVRIAEPYEGLRIAHRSNSNELVYYYYHYWAEKPAQMIVGVVETAFEQAAIFKSCTRQNHTAADVMIVTEIDALERVLEAKAEYARISGLFQMVYLPTNTVMLSYPFERRTRLRSDRSMNGFADAISRALFAEAEEFIFRVADYYQYPPE, from the coding sequence ATGAGACGGATGCAAGGGATAGCGGTGCTGCTGGGTGCGCTGCTGCTGGTCCACTGCGGCAGCCGGACGACCCTGGTGCGCCGGTACTACCTCATCGAATCCGATGCCCGTGTCGATACCCGCCTGCTGGCGGTGCCCTCCCCCTTTCTGGTCAATGCTTATATCAGTCCGGTGCGGATCGCAGAGCCCTATGAAGGGCTGCGCATCGCCCACCGCAGCAACTCCAATGAGCTGGTCTATTACTATTACCATTACTGGGCCGAAAAACCCGCCCAAATGATCGTGGGAGTGGTGGAGACCGCTTTTGAGCAGGCGGCGATCTTTAAGAGCTGTACGCGCCAGAACCATACCGCCGCCGATGTGATGATTGTGACCGAGATCGATGCCCTGGAACGGGTTCTCGAGGCCAAAGCCGAATATGCCCGCATCTCCGGCCTCTTCCAGATGGTCTATCTGCCCACCAATACCGTCATGCTCAGCTATCCCTTCGAACGTCGCACCCGCCTGCGCAGCGACCGGAGCATGAATGGCTTCGCTGATGCGATCAGCCGGGCCCTCTTCGCCGAGGCGGAGGAGTTCATCTTCCGCGTTGCCGACTATTATCAGTATCCTCCGGAATAA
- a CDS encoding D-Ala-D-Ala carboxypeptidase family metallohydrolase — MAIPKQLVTVLLLFLMTAAHAFSPGAAGFTLHFKNEVTSFTWAPIFLLPGDEISLRVEENAAHHHFVVQVDSGTLRFKGLNTWLYTAPTAPGFHQGQIISLDRADTMHLQIFVMVPRSVMKGETMNGYLIGHYPAVALRELDVYRPPAGFIKVTAADLERRLTPHFTLGQFVCKQQGDFPKYMVLQERLLFKLEYLLQKVNEKGYACETFAVMSGYRTPAYNRHIGNRKYSQHCYGGAADIYIDADLDQIMDDLNKDGRRDYADAGVLLQVADWLSRAEWFTPYVGGLARYRATRRHGPFVHVDVRGFSARWGD; from the coding sequence ATGGCAATCCCTAAACAACTCGTAACCGTTTTGCTGCTCTTCCTGATGACCGCTGCTCATGCCTTTTCGCCTGGAGCGGCTGGTTTCACCCTGCATTTTAAAAATGAAGTTACTTCCTTCACCTGGGCGCCCATCTTCCTTCTCCCCGGCGATGAAATTTCACTACGGGTTGAGGAGAACGCCGCGCATCATCACTTCGTTGTCCAGGTCGACAGCGGCACCCTGCGCTTCAAGGGATTGAACACCTGGCTGTATACAGCGCCGACAGCGCCGGGATTCCACCAGGGACAGATTATCAGCCTGGACCGCGCTGACACCATGCATCTGCAGATCTTCGTCATGGTACCGCGCAGCGTCATGAAGGGCGAAACGATGAACGGCTATCTCATCGGCCATTATCCCGCGGTCGCCTTGCGCGAACTCGATGTCTACCGCCCCCCCGCAGGTTTTATCAAGGTGACAGCGGCGGATCTGGAGCGCCGCCTCACCCCCCATTTCACCCTGGGCCAGTTCGTTTGCAAACAGCAGGGCGATTTCCCGAAATACATGGTCCTGCAGGAGCGGCTGCTTTTCAAACTGGAATACCTGCTGCAAAAGGTCAACGAGAAAGGCTACGCCTGCGAAACCTTTGCGGTCATGAGCGGCTATCGCACCCCAGCCTATAACCGCCACATTGGCAACCGCAAGTACAGTCAGCATTGTTACGGTGGCGCTGCGGATATCTATATCGATGCCGATCTCGATCAGATCATGGACGACCTCAACAAGGACGGTCGGCGGGATTACGCGGATGCCGGGGTGCTCCTGCAGGTGGCCGACTGGCTATCCCGGGCGGAGTGGTTCACGCCCTATGTCGGCGGACTGGCGCGGTATCGCGCCACCCGGCGCCATGGTCCTTTTGTGCATGTGGATGTGCGCGGTTTCAGTGCGCGCTGGGGGGACTGA
- a CDS encoding ATP-binding cassette domain-containing protein, which translates to MAREIVKVDGLHAAYEGEEVLRDVSLRAFEGDVTVILGASGCGKTTLLKHLIRLYLPVRGTIEIFGDEITAMDEPEFDALLQQVGVLFQNSALLNSISIAENVAIPLEQHTTLPPELIQRLVRTKLRLVEMEGALNKLPAELSGGMRKRAALARAIILDPRLLFCDEPSAGLDPITSAGLDYLLLKLRDELGMSMVIVTHVVSSIKRIADRCIFLDHGQVLFSGTLQEAERSGIEKIERFFREG; encoded by the coding sequence ATGGCCCGCGAGATCGTCAAAGTGGATGGCCTGCATGCTGCCTATGAGGGCGAGGAGGTGCTGCGCGATGTCTCGCTCCGTGCCTTTGAGGGGGACGTGACGGTCATTCTCGGCGCCTCGGGGTGCGGTAAAACCACTCTGCTCAAACATCTCATCCGACTCTATCTGCCGGTCCGGGGGACGATCGAGATCTTTGGCGACGAGATCACCGCCATGGATGAGCCCGAGTTCGATGCCTTGCTGCAGCAGGTCGGTGTGCTCTTCCAGAACTCGGCTTTGCTCAACTCGATCAGCATCGCCGAGAATGTTGCCATCCCCCTCGAGCAGCACACCACCCTGCCGCCGGAACTGATTCAACGGCTGGTGCGTACCAAGCTGCGGCTGGTCGAAATGGAGGGCGCACTGAACAAGCTGCCGGCGGAACTCTCCGGCGGGATGCGCAAACGCGCCGCCCTGGCGCGGGCCATCATTCTCGATCCCCGCCTTCTCTTTTGCGACGAGCCCTCTGCGGGCCTCGACCCCATCACCAGCGCCGGTCTCGATTACCTGCTGCTCAAATTGCGCGACGAGCTGGGGATGAGCATGGTCATCGTCACCCACGTGGTATCAAGCATCAAGCGCATCGCCGACCGCTGCATTTTCCTTGACCACGGCCAAGTGCTTTTTTCCGGGACCTTGCAGGAGGCGGAACGCTCCGGCATCGAGAAGATCGAGCGTTTTTTCCGGGAGGGATGA
- a CDS encoding MlaD family protein codes for MVTRSQKIRLGLFLTVAAIALIALLVAVLAPRFIQKRETYKIGFSDVSLTGLLEGGTVKYHGLNVGFVSQIYIDPDNIRRVIVEVSLDPATPIKRDTEAEITFLGITGLKVIELHAGSDTSAFLQPGAFIRTGRSITDEITGKAEVIADKAERVLNNIALLTDAANRAKMLTLIDNTNAALAELNDILAKNNAPFTHLMANGEAISSDLQESAASAKYAIKSLRGYAESDSVREIIGNLARFSRTINEADLLKIVHDLNVTLDRTNSILKEMGRRYTESEAEVTATLKATQETLDNLNEFSRQISEDPSILLRGGKPKGIPDYQLEK; via the coding sequence ATGGTAACGCGTTCGCAGAAAATACGCCTCGGCCTTTTCCTCACTGTAGCCGCGATCGCCCTGATCGCCCTGCTGGTCGCCGTGCTGGCGCCGCGTTTCATTCAGAAACGGGAAACCTACAAAATCGGCTTCAGCGATGTCTCGCTGACCGGCCTGCTCGAGGGCGGGACGGTCAAGTACCACGGTCTGAATGTGGGCTTTGTCAGCCAAATTTATATCGATCCCGACAATATCCGCCGCGTTATCGTCGAGGTCAGCCTCGATCCGGCGACTCCGATCAAGCGCGACACTGAGGCGGAGATCACCTTTCTGGGCATCACCGGCCTCAAGGTGATCGAGTTGCATGCCGGCAGCGACACCTCGGCCTTCCTGCAGCCCGGTGCGTTCATCCGGACCGGCCGGTCGATCACCGACGAGATCACCGGCAAGGCGGAGGTGATCGCCGACAAGGCGGAACGGGTGCTCAACAATATCGCCCTGCTCACCGATGCCGCCAACCGCGCCAAAATGCTCACCCTCATCGACAACACCAACGCCGCTCTGGCCGAACTCAACGATATCCTGGCGAAGAACAATGCACCCTTCACCCACCTTATGGCCAACGGCGAGGCGATCTCCAGCGATCTGCAGGAGAGCGCGGCCTCGGCCAAATACGCCATAAAAAGCCTGCGCGGCTACGCCGAGTCCGATTCCGTGCGCGAGATCATCGGCAACCTCGCCCGCTTTTCGCGCACCATCAACGAGGCCGACCTGCTCAAGATCGTCCACGATCTCAATGTGACGCTCGACCGCACCAATTCCATACTCAAGGAGATGGGAAGGCGGTATACCGAGAGTGAGGCGGAGGTCACTGCGACGCTCAAGGCGACCCAGGAGACGCTGGACAACCTCAACGAGTTCTCGCGCCAGATCAGCGAAGACCCCTCGATCCTCTTGCGCGGCGGCAAGCCTAAAGGCATCCCGGATTACCAACTGGAGAAATGA
- a CDS encoding anion transporter, whose product MLHYPLGLIVTLLVITLTGVAVGRLPRLRMNRATIALSGATLLVLLGAIPLRQAYAALDLDTLVLLLAMMIIIANLQLAGFFRLTGRRVMQWARSPRQLLAWIMAVSGLFSALFLNDTIVLMFTPLVLEITLALRRNPLPYLIGLATAANIGSTATITGNPQNMIIGIASGLSYARFSARLLPVAAVGLVIAWIVLVLFYRSEFGKGRLMPPPLEAVVWHKALLIKGCAAVLFMLVNLLSGLPIPLSALAAAAFLLITRRLKPERVFREMDWSLLVFFSGLFVVTGSIEAAGLSERIFRWIAPVADRGVAPLAIASALLSNLVSNVPAVLLFRPLIPHFTRPELSWLTLAMATTLAGNLTLLGSVANLIVAESARQRGVLISFREYLRAGVPITLLTLLWGILWLTLAA is encoded by the coding sequence ATGCTGCACTATCCCTTGGGGCTTATCGTCACCCTGTTGGTGATCACCCTGACCGGCGTCGCGGTCGGCCGTTTGCCCCGGCTGCGCATGAACCGCGCCACCATCGCCCTGAGCGGCGCAACCCTGCTGGTGCTGCTCGGTGCCATACCGCTGCGCCAGGCCTATGCCGCCCTCGATCTCGACACCCTGGTCCTGCTGCTGGCGATGATGATCATCATCGCCAATTTGCAGTTGGCCGGCTTCTTTCGCCTCACCGGCCGCCGCGTGATGCAGTGGGCGCGCTCGCCGCGGCAGCTCCTCGCCTGGATCATGGCGGTGTCGGGGCTCTTCAGCGCCCTCTTTCTCAATGACACCATCGTGCTGATGTTCACCCCCCTGGTGCTCGAGATCACCCTGGCCTTGCGCCGCAATCCCCTGCCTTACCTGATCGGACTGGCCACCGCCGCCAACATCGGCTCGACCGCCACCATCACCGGCAATCCGCAAAACATGATCATCGGCATCGCCTCGGGGCTGAGCTATGCCCGCTTCTCGGCACGGCTACTGCCGGTGGCGGCAGTCGGACTGGTGATCGCCTGGATTGTTCTGGTGCTGTTCTATCGCAGCGAATTCGGCAAAGGGCGGCTCATGCCGCCCCCTCTCGAGGCGGTCGTCTGGCATAAAGCCCTGCTCATCAAGGGCTGCGCCGCCGTCCTCTTCATGCTGGTCAATCTCCTCTCTGGTCTGCCGATCCCGCTCTCGGCCCTGGCGGCCGCGGCCTTTCTGCTCATCACCCGCCGTCTCAAGCCGGAGCGCGTCTTCCGCGAAATGGACTGGTCACTGCTGGTCTTTTTCAGCGGGCTCTTCGTCGTCACCGGCTCCATCGAGGCGGCCGGATTGAGCGAGCGGATCTTTCGCTGGATCGCCCCGGTCGCCGACCGCGGCGTCGCACCGCTCGCGATCGCCTCCGCCCTGCTCAGCAATCTGGTTTCGAATGTGCCGGCGGTGCTGCTCTTCCGTCCCCTCATCCCCCACTTCACCCGGCCAGAGCTCTCCTGGCTCACTCTGGCCATGGCCACCACCCTGGCGGGCAACCTCACCCTGCTCGGGTCGGTCGCCAACCTCATCGTCGCCGAGTCGGCGCGCCAGCGCGGCGTGCTGATCTCCTTCCGCGAATACCTGCGCGCCGGTGTGCCCATCACCCTCCTGACCCTCCTTTGGGGCATCCTCTGGCTCACCCTGGCCGCCTGA